TACATCATGAACCAAAAATATACAGAAGGATTGCCGCTGTACCGCCAGGAACAGCAATTTGCCAGTTTTGGCATCGAGTTGTCACGTCAGACGCTCGCCAACTGGGTGCTTTACGGGGCAAACAACTGGTTGGCTCCGGTTTACGACCGCTTGCATGAACATCTGCTCAAGAGGGATATCCTGCATGCCGACGAAACGACCCTGCAGGTCTTGCGCGAACCGGGCCGAGCCGCTGAAACGCAGTCATACTGCTGGCTTTATCGTACCGGGCGGGATGGGCCACCAATCATTCTTTACGAATACCAGACCACCCGGGCCAGTAAACACCCCCGCCGGTTTCTGTCAGGCTTCAAAGGCTATTTGCATGTTGACGGTTATGCCGGTTACAATGATCTGCCTGATATAACCCTGGTTGGCTGTTGGGCCCATGCCCGGCGCAAATTTGATGAGGCGCTGAAGGCCCTGCCGGATTCAAAACGCTCGGCAGGCGTGGCCGCCAAAGAGGGGCTGGAATTCTGCAATCGCCTCTTTGCCATTGAGCGCGACATAAAAGACGCTGCTCCGGATGAACGTTATAAAATCCGCCTGGTGCGCAGCCGACCCGTGCTGGATGCTTTTTTGGCATGGCTTAAAAGCCAAAAACCGCAAGTGCTTCCTAAAAGCTCCTTTGGTCAGGCAATCAAGTATTGCCTGAGCCAGTGGAACAAGCTCGAAGCCTTTTTGCAAGATGGGCGCTTGGAACTCGATAATAACCGCAGTGAACGCTCCATCAAGCCCTTTGTCATTGGTCGCAAGAATTGGCTCTTTGCCAACACTCCCCGCGGAGCACAGGCCAGCGCCATTACATACAGCATTATAGAAACGGCTAAAGAGAATAGTCTGAGTCCCTTCCACTATCTTTGCTATCTTTTTGAGAAGCTTCCCAATATGGATATCAAAGACAAGAATGCC
The nucleotide sequence above comes from Peptococcaceae bacterium. Encoded proteins:
- a CDS encoding IS66 family transposase, which translates into the protein MNSTSNVAAMTIEELQKRCVQLERENAELTAKLNWFMEQFRLIKHRQFGVSSERIEQQQLFLFNEAEAEARPVPVEPTVETITYRRRKQRGHRETVLEKVPVETIEYRLPVEEQVCSCCGGPLHEMSTEVRQELKVIPAQVKVVRHVRYVYACRRCEREDITTPIVTAPMPAPVLPGSLVSPSLMAYIMNQKYTEGLPLYRQEQQFASFGIELSRQTLANWVLYGANNWLAPVYDRLHEHLLKRDILHADETTLQVLREPGRAAETQSYCWLYRTGRDGPPIILYEYQTTRASKHPRRFLSGFKGYLHVDGYAGYNDLPDITLVGCWAHARRKFDEALKALPDSKRSAGVAAKEGLEFCNRLFAIERDIKDAAPDERYKIRLVRSRPVLDAFLAWLKSQKPQVLPKSSFGQAIKYCLSQWNKLEAFLQDGRLELDNNRSERSIKPFVIGRKNWLFANTPRGAQASAITYSIIETAKENSLSPFHYLCYLFEKLPNMDIKDKNALDKLLPWSDSLPPVCRLIK